The nucleotide sequence TATCTCCATGGAGAAGTTCAGCCAAATCAACCCGGACTACCTGTTCATTCAATTCTCTCCAGACGAGAATAAAGACAAGCCAAACGCATTGGAAGATTTGCAGAACAACCCGATTTGGAAGAGCGTGAATGCTGTGAAAAACGGCAATGTTTACGTAAACGTGGTTGATCCTCTCGCACAAGGCGGTACTGCTTGGAGCAAAACACAATTCCTGAAGGCGGCTGTAGAAAAATTGTCTGCCAAGTAAAAGTGGGCGAGGGTAAGCTATGCAATCCAAAAAAGCAACTTCCATGATCATACTAGCTGCTTCACCAGTGGTGATCCTCCTTACGATCTTGCTCTCCATTCATTACGGGGCCAAGTCGATTGATGCAGGGACGATTTATCAAGCTTTCTTTGCCTTTGATGAAGGGAATGTCGATCATCAAATTGTCATGCACTCTCGCTTGCCGAGAGTTTTGGGCGCACTCATGATCGGAGCATTTTTAGCGATATCAGGAGCGTTGATGCAGGGGATGACGAGGAATTACCTCGCGTCCCCCTCTATTATGGGTGTGTCTGACGGTTCGGTCTTTGCTGTTACGCTGTGCATGGTGTTTATTCCATCCGCTACGAGTGTCACGATGATTACCATGTCCTTAATCGGTTCAGCACTCGCAGTCGCGATGGTTCTCGCTTTTTCCCGACTGTTGCCGAATGGCTTGACGCCAGTAGGGATGGCGGTCATTGGCACAATTACGGGCACCTTTTTGAGCAGTATTTCAGCCGCAATTTCTGCTTATTTTCAAGTCTCGCAAAACGTCAGCTTCTGGTACAATGCTAGGCTACATCTCTTGGAGCCTGGATTGGTGAAGCTAGCGGTTCCTTTTGCCATCGTCGGTATTGTCTTCGCACTTCTTTTGTCCAAATCGATTACGATCTTGTCCTTGGGCGACGAAGTATCTCGCGGTCTTGGACAGAGAACGGTGATGGTCAAAGTGCTGGCAACGACCGCTGTCGTCATTCTGACAGGCATTTCTGTAGCGTTGGCAGGAAAAATCGCTTTTGTCGGGCTGATTATTCCGCATATTACCCGCTTTTTGGTAGGTCTCGATTATCGATGGATCATTCCGTGTGCAGGATTGCTGGGCGGCATTTTCCTGGCCCTGTCTGACGTTCTCAGCCGATTTATGAACAGTCCGTTTGAGACCCCTATCGGTGTGGTAACGGCTTTTATTGGCGTTCCGTTCTTCCTCTATTTGATTTACAAGAGAGGAGGGGGAAAGCATGCCTAATCAAAAAGGTAGATTTCGTTTGCTATTTCTCGTCAACATCGCCTTGATTTTGCTGGCGATTTATATCAGCGTGACCAACGGTGTATTTGACATGACGGTGATGGATGTCATCCGTACGTTATTGCGTGTTGATCCTGTAGCGGAATACGATTTGGTTATTTTCGATTTTCGCCTGCCTCGGATAGTTATTGCGGCGTTGGTCGGCTTTGGCTTGGGGGTCGCTGGTACCGTCATTCAGGGGATCACGCGTAACGGGCTGGCTGATCCGGGGATATTGGGCATTAACGCTGGGGCAGGAGCCGCTATCGTTGCCTTTATGTTTTTCTTCGGTGGACAATTCATGGAGGCGAGCTGGTATTCCATCATGGCCATGCCTTTATTCGGTTTGACAGGCGGATTGCTTGCGGCTGGACTGATTTATCTATTCGCCTGGCGTGACGGGGCGCTCGACCCACAACGACTGATTCTCGTGGGGATCGCCATTGGCTCCGGATTGGGTGCCGTGTCACTGTATCTCTCGTTAAAAATGAATCCCAACGATTTTGAAATGGCAACCGTATGGCTCTCGGGAAGTATTTGGAGTGCCAACTGGACGCATATTGCAGGGATGCTGCCATGGCTAGTCATACTCATTCCTGTTTTGATGCGCAAGGTGCATATTCTCGATTTGCTTCAACTGAGCGAGGAGTCCGTCAAAAATCTGGGTGTGTCTGTGGAAAAGGAGCGCAATATTCTCCTGCTGTCGAGTATCGGGATCGTGAGCGCGTGCGTCTCAGTTTCCGGAGGCATCGGATTCGTCGGCTTGATGGCACCGCATATTGCGAAGCGTCTGACGGGAATCCAGCATAGGTATGTTCTTCCCTTGTCGGGAACAATCGGGATGCTCATGGTCGTGGCAGCGGACTTTATCGCCAAGACCGTGTTTACACCCATTGAACTGCCAGTGGGTATCGTCATTTCCATCATCGGTGTACCGTATTTCTTCTATTTACTGAGTAGAAGAAAAAAATAAAGAGGGGACGTGCAAATTGTGAAGGGACAATTGTTTGCAGACGTATGCCATCACCGAGCACTGCTCGTATATTTGCCGCCATCCTATGACAAGAGTACATCCCGTTTTCCCGTCATGTATGTCCATGATGGCGGTGACTTGTTTGATCCTGCTTTTAGTACTGCACTCGATGTAATCGAAGATAAGTTTGCAGAGGGAAAAATTCCTGAGCTGATTCTCGTCGGCATCCAACCAGGAAACCGCAGGGATGACTATACACCTTGGTTTTCCAAATCGATCTCGCCTGAGCGGAACATTGATTTTGGCGGGCAAGGAGATGCGTATCTTTCTTACGTCGCCAATGAATGTAAGGCATATATCGATAGCAAGTACAGGACAGACCCTAGGCCGGAAAAAACAGGGATCATCGGATTTTCGCTTGGTGGCTTGATCTCGATGTACGCAGCGCACCAATATCCGAATGTTTTCACGAAAATCGGCAGCATTTCGGGATCGTATTGGTATGAGGGCATGGTTCCGTTTATGCAGGAAAAGAAAATGTACCATCCCGAGCTGCGCATCTACATGGATGTTGGTAGTAAGGAAGGTGCCAAAAAACAAAACATCCAGAAACAAATGGTGCCGCTGACAAAAGAAGCGCATCAGATATTGGCTGATAGCGGCTTTACAGCGGATCAGCTCGCCCTGTTCATTGACGAAGGGGCGGATCATTTGAGCGAATGTGCAAACGCCAGATTTCCGGGGGCGTTGCAATGGCTCTGGAATGAGAAGGAGGAGACAGGAATGGAACTGGCCAAATTGATTAGAGAGCGCCGCTCGATTCATCGCTTTACAGATCGTGAGGTAGACCCTGCGTTGGTTACTGAACTGATGGATACAGCCGTGTGGGCGCCGAATTATCACATGACACAGCCGTGGCGTTTTATCGTGACATACGGGGAAGGTAAGAGAAGAATCGCCGAAGCCGTGCGGATCATGAAGGAAAAGCGGGAGATTGATCCTGCGAAAAAGAAAGAAGTAGGCGAGAAGTTTTACAATAAAATCATGGCGATCCCGATGCTGATGACGGTCATCATGGAAGAAAGTCCGAACCTGATTACGCGTCAGGACGATTTCGCTTCGACCAGCATTGTTATTCATAACTTTAGCTTGCTGGCGTGGGAAAAAGGCATTGGTTTGACATGGGAGACGTACCCATGGATTCACGAGCAGGAATTCCGTGAAGCGATGGGCATTCGACCAGGAGAAAAAGTGCTGGGGAACCTGCATATCGGTTATCCAGCCGCGATTCCTGGCGCTCAGCCGCGTATTCCTGCAACAGAGCGCATCACACTTGTCGACAAGGCATAGGACAAGATCAAGTGAATTTTTCTTGTCACAAGATTACTTTTTGTGGTACCCTTGGTTCATTCTACAAGAAAGGGTGACCATTAAGCCAATGATCTGCTAACTCCTATTTCCACAAAACCAATCGGATAAATCGATGCGTTTTTGGATAGGGGTAGTATGTGCATATTGGCGAATAGATGGTAGATCCTTTTTAGACTCACTAAAGGGTTTCTATGTCTTTTTGACGATAATATGCGTAGCCTCCTGTCCAGATCGCAATGGATAAGGAGGCTTTTTTATGTCAAATGTTTTGAAAAACCGCTATGTCAGGGCTATTTTGTTATCAGCATTCCTGTTGCAAATCGGAGTATGGGTGCGCAACATGGCGATTCTGCTCTATGTGATGGATCATACAGGAGGCGATCCGTTCGCTGTCTCCATGATTTCTGTGGCGGAGTATGCGCCAATCTTTCTGTTTTCCTTTCTTGCTGGTACGTTTGCTGATCGCTGGAAACCGAGAAAAACGATGGTCTGGTGTGAGCTGCTCAGTGCTCTGTCGGTTATCGGAGTGCTGCTTACCTTCGTTTACGGCTCGTGGAAGGCCATTTTTTTTGCCACGCTTATTTCAGCCATTCTCTCTCAGTTTTCCCAACCGTCCGGAATGAAGCTGTTCAAGCTGCATGTACCTGGTGAACAGCTTCAGGTAGGAATGTCCGCGTATCAGACTATTTTCGCGATCTTCATGGTATTTGGTCCGATCGTCGGTACATTTGTGTTCCAGCAATGGGGGATGGAGATTGCCATGGTCATCACGGCAGTTGCGTTCCTCTCTGCGGCCGGTGTCCTGTATTTGTTGCCGCCAGATCGTGTCGAGAAAGAAGGTCAGCAAGAAACGGCACTGCTTGGGGAGATGGTCAGCGGGATTCGTTATGTCTTCTCCAGTCGCGTATTGTCAATGCTTGGCTTTTGCTTTTTGGCGGTGGGTTTCTCATTGGGAATGATTCAGCCGCTTGGGATTTTTCTCGTGACCGAACAACTGCAATTGCCGAAAGAAAGCTTGCAATGGTTAATTACTGCCCAAGGTGTGGGGATGATTGCGGGAGGGGCCATGACGATGGCAGCTGCCAAAACGATTCCACCGCAAAAGTTATTAGTCATGGGGCTTCTTGGAAATGCAGTCGCAGTAGCGATTTGCGGGATGTCTGCGAATCTGTGGCTGACACTTGTTGCCCAGTTCATCGCGGGATTGCTCTTGCCCTCCATTCAAATTGGGATCAACACGATGCTGCTTAAAAACACAGAGAGTACCTTTATTGGTCGGGTGAATGGAATACTAACCCCGCTGTTTACAGGCTCCATGGTTGTCATGATGAGTATTACGGGGGTATTGAAGCTGTATCTTCCGCTCGCAGTCATATACGGGATCGCTGCATTCCTGATGATCATTGGTCTTAGCTTTATTTTGCCGCTTTATCGTATGCGGGAAGGAAACGTGGTGCAAAGTACAGAACAGACTGGTATATAAGCGTTTGGTAGCAAAGGGAGGCTTGGACCAAATGGTGCACGAACAGATTTCTTCTATAGTAGGTTTGAAGATGGTAGCTGCTGTTCGCGAGCTGGCGATGCGGTTGCCAGAAGTAACGGAGCAGGTAGACGCTTTTGGACATACATCGTTTCGCGTAAACGACAAGCCGTTTGTCATTTTGGGAGAGGGGGGCATTGAAGGCCCCTCCCTTTCTGTGAAGGTGCTGAAGACGACTCAAGAGATTTTGCTTGCGCAGGAGCATTTTTACAAGACGCCATACATCGGACATCACGGCTGGGTTTCGATCCTGGACAAAAACGTGACTAGCTATGGTGAAATCGAGGATTACATACGGGAAGGCTATATGTGCGCGGCGCCCAAGCGATTGGTCAAACAATTACAAGAGCAGACTCGATAACATAGCCTTTATGAAAAAACACACCTCCCCTGATCGTTCCTGTATAATTTTAGCGTAACGAGTAGTGAGCGAACGTTTGACACAGCAGCATTCAGACAAAGGGGGAGCCGGTTTTGGATTGGAATCTCCAGCAGATGAGCAAATTGCTTGAGGTCGTTTTTGAAAATGCCCATGAACCGATGATCGTAACAGACAAGGACGGAAAAATACTCTTATTGAATCGGAGCTATCGGGAATTTCTGAATGTACAGGACGTGATCGGACAGCCAGTGACGGATGTCATCGAAAACACGCGGATGCATATTGTCGGTCAGGAGGGTGTTGCCGAGATCGCCGACATTCAGCAAATAAAAGGACAGAACATGATTGCGCATCGCATCCCGATCATGGACGAAGGAAAAGTGATTGCGGTTCTGGGAACGGTGCTGTTCCAGGATGTGCAGGAGCTTACTGCTTTGGCTGCGATGGTTGCTCAGTTGAAGGATGAGCTGACCTATTATAAGAAAGAGCTGCGGCGGCGGATGGGGGCTACCTATCATTTTGACCAAATCGTTGGGTACAGCCAGAAGCTGCAGGAGCTTAAAAAATTTTCTCAGAAAGTTGCGAAAAGCGATTCGACTGTGCTCATCACAGGGGAAAGCGGGACGGGCAAGGAGCTATTTGCCCACGCCATTCATGCCGAGAGCAAGCGGAAAATGGGGCCATTCATTCGGGTGAATTGTGCCGCTATTCCGGATTCTTTGCTGGAATCAGAGCTATTTGGCTATGAAGAAGGTGCGTTTACCGGAGCTGTTCGCCGCGGAAAAAAAGGAAAGTTCGAGCTTGCCAACCATGGAACCATTTTGTTGGATGAGATCGGGGACATGCCGTTGCCGCTGCAAGCCAAGCTACTGCGTGTTTTGCAGGAAAAAGAAGTCGAGCGGGTAGGTGCTGTTCGGACGACGCCAATCGATGTGCGGGTGATCGCTTCCACGAATTCGGACATGCTTCAAAGCATCAAGGAAGGGAAGTTTCGGGCGGACCTCTATTACAGGTTGAATGTCGTGTCACTCTCGATCCCTCCGTTGCGCGAGCGTCTGGAGGATTTGCCAGAGCTGGTTTCGAATCTGCTCAAACAGCTTGGGGAGTCCACTGGCGTTGTGGTCAGGGCCATTGATGAAGAGGTGTGGAACGTACTTCGGGGCTACTCCTGGCCAGGCAATGTAAGGGAGTTGAAAAACGTGCTGGAACGAGCCCTTCATCTACTCGAAGACGATGTCCTGAAAAAGGAGCATGTTTGGCTGCCTGTATCTGACGAAGGGGCCCTCGCGTCCTTGTCGAGTCCAACTCATGTTGTTCGGCCATTGAAAAAAGTCTTGGAAGAGGCTGAGCAGGAAGCACTTCGCCAAGCGATGCAGCAAGCAGGGGGCAACAAGCTTACCGCCGCCAAGCTGCTGCAAATCAGCAAGTCCACCTTTTACGAAAAGTGGGAGAAGTATCAGTAGTACGAGGCGTGTATAAGTCGGGGATGTGGCGTTGAGCCAGGTTCGCGGCTTTTTTCATCTACAGGACCAACGTTTTGGTAGATTCCGGTTTTCTGGAATAGAGCAAGGTGAAATTCTGCTTAAACCCAGTAGCCTTCCGTGAGCAAATTCCCGAAAAGGTGGGCAGATTTTTGCTAGATTCCATAAAACCGGACAGAAATTTCCGGAAATCCGGAAAAACTGCAAGCGCTATCATCTGCTTACCAACAGTCCAGACACGATGAACGGGTATGGTTGAACGATTTTTCTGGAATCGGTTGGAGTTGGCATGGTCCATGCAATTGAGTAAGTATGAAAGCGTTTTCCTCAAGTGAATACACAGAATTTCCTCTGTAACGAGAGGAGAAAATTGAAAGGAGAATTATATGATCATCGAAGTGTTATCCATCTTGATTTCGCTCGGTCTCCTGATGTTTTTTGCATATCGGGGCTATCCTGTTATCGTATTTGCCCCTATTTTTACGCTGCTGGCCGTTGTCCTTTCCGGGATCTCTTTGTTGCCGAGCTACACCGAAACCTTTATGACGAATGCAGCGAACTATGTGAAATCATTCTTCCCTATTTTCTTACTGGGTGCCATTTTCGGAAAAGTCATGGAGTTGAGCGGTGCTGCCTCGTCTATTGCCCACACGATTGTAAGGGCACTTGGCTCTAATCGTGCGATCTTGGCTGTCGTTCTGGCATGTTCGATTTTGACGTATGGCGGGGTTTCCCTGTTCGTTGTGGCGTTTGCGGTGTATCCGTTTGCCGCCGCGATTTTCCGTGAAGCCAATATTCCGAAGCGTCTCATTCCAGGAACGATTGCGCTCGGGGCTTTTACGTATACGATGGATGCCTTGCCGGGTACACCACAAATTCAAAACATTATTCCTACGACTTATTTTGGTACGGATGCTTATGCTGCACCTGTTGTTGGAACGATTGGCGCCATTATGGTTTTCATTGGCGGGATGCTATGGCTGGAGCGCAGACGCAAGCAAGCTGTCGCTGCTGGGGAAGGCTACGGCGAGGGACATACGAATGAGCCGGAGTTGATCAAAAATGAATCCTACATGAACATCTGGGTCGCGATTCTGCCGTTGGCGTTGGTGCTCGTGGGTAACTATATGTTCAGTAGAGGGATTTGGACAGTAGAGACGTGGTACGATCCAGCGATCCTCAAAGAATCGTTTAAAATTGAGAAAGTGAAAAATGTCGTATCTTCTTGGTCACTGATTATTTCGCTCTGTCTTGGAATTATTGCCGCGCTTTTAATCAATGTGAAGCAAGTCAAAAACAAGCTGGCTAGTGGTTTGACTGCTGCCGCGATGGGCTCTCTCTTGGCGATCTTCAATACTGCCTCCGAAGTTGGATTCGGAAACGTTGTGAAAACATTGCCAGGCTTCAAGCTCATCCAAGGCTGGATTATGGGAGCCAGTGATCATCCATTGGTTTCTGAGGCACTGGCTGTAAACGTACTGGCAGGTGTGACAGGTTCAGCGTCGGGAGGAATGTCGATCGCGCTGGAGGTTATGGGCAAGCAATACCTGGAGATGGCGAATGCTGCGGGAATCAGCCCTGAGTTGCTGCATCGTATTGCCTCGATGTCTTCCGGTGGTATGGACACATTGCCGCACAACGGAGCGGTCATTACACTACTCGCGATTACTGGTTTGACTCATCGTCAATCGTACAAAGACATTTTCGCGATTACGGTTTTGAAAACAGCTGTCGTATTCATTCTGGCATTTGCCGTTTCTATTTTCTAAATTTTATAGACAGAGAAAATGAGGAACAGGAGAGGAGATACTAGGGTATGGAGAAATTGTTGGAGCAGCAGGTAGCAATAGTAACAGGGGCAGCGAGCGGAATTGGATTGGAGATTGCCCGGACGTTTGCCGAGGAAGGGGCGAAAGTCGTCATACTGGACTTGAATGGGGAATTAGCGGAAGCAGCAGCAGCCCAATTGCAAAAGGAAGGCCACGAAGCAATCAGCTTTGGCTGTAATGTCA is from Brevibacillus brevis and encodes:
- a CDS encoding GntP family permease, with translation MIIEVLSILISLGLLMFFAYRGYPVIVFAPIFTLLAVVLSGISLLPSYTETFMTNAANYVKSFFPIFLLGAIFGKVMELSGAASSIAHTIVRALGSNRAILAVVLACSILTYGGVSLFVVAFAVYPFAAAIFREANIPKRLIPGTIALGAFTYTMDALPGTPQIQNIIPTTYFGTDAYAAPVVGTIGAIMVFIGGMLWLERRRKQAVAAGEGYGEGHTNEPELIKNESYMNIWVAILPLALVLVGNYMFSRGIWTVETWYDPAILKESFKIEKVKNVVSSWSLIISLCLGIIAALLINVKQVKNKLASGLTAAAMGSLLAIFNTASEVGFGNVVKTLPGFKLIQGWIMGASDHPLVSEALAVNVLAGVTGSASGGMSIALEVMGKQYLEMANAAGISPELLHRIASMSSGGMDTLPHNGAVITLLAITGLTHRQSYKDIFAITVLKTAVVFILAFAVSIF
- a CDS encoding FecCD family ABC transporter permease produces the protein MQSKKATSMIILAASPVVILLTILLSIHYGAKSIDAGTIYQAFFAFDEGNVDHQIVMHSRLPRVLGALMIGAFLAISGALMQGMTRNYLASPSIMGVSDGSVFAVTLCMVFIPSATSVTMITMSLIGSALAVAMVLAFSRLLPNGLTPVGMAVIGTITGTFLSSISAAISAYFQVSQNVSFWYNARLHLLEPGLVKLAVPFAIVGIVFALLLSKSITILSLGDEVSRGLGQRTVMVKVLATTAVVILTGISVALAGKIAFVGLIIPHITRFLVGLDYRWIIPCAGLLGGIFLALSDVLSRFMNSPFETPIGVVTAFIGVPFFLYLIYKRGGGKHA
- a CDS encoding alpha/beta hydrolase-fold protein, giving the protein MKGQLFADVCHHRALLVYLPPSYDKSTSRFPVMYVHDGGDLFDPAFSTALDVIEDKFAEGKIPELILVGIQPGNRRDDYTPWFSKSISPERNIDFGGQGDAYLSYVANECKAYIDSKYRTDPRPEKTGIIGFSLGGLISMYAAHQYPNVFTKIGSISGSYWYEGMVPFMQEKKMYHPELRIYMDVGSKEGAKKQNIQKQMVPLTKEAHQILADSGFTADQLALFIDEGADHLSECANARFPGALQWLWNEKEETGMELAKLIRERRSIHRFTDREVDPALVTELMDTAVWAPNYHMTQPWRFIVTYGEGKRRIAEAVRIMKEKREIDPAKKKEVGEKFYNKIMAIPMLMTVIMEESPNLITRQDDFASTSIVIHNFSLLAWEKGIGLTWETYPWIHEQEFREAMGIRPGEKVLGNLHIGYPAAIPGAQPRIPATERITLVDKA
- a CDS encoding sigma-54 interaction domain-containing protein, which gives rise to MDWNLQQMSKLLEVVFENAHEPMIVTDKDGKILLLNRSYREFLNVQDVIGQPVTDVIENTRMHIVGQEGVAEIADIQQIKGQNMIAHRIPIMDEGKVIAVLGTVLFQDVQELTALAAMVAQLKDELTYYKKELRRRMGATYHFDQIVGYSQKLQELKKFSQKVAKSDSTVLITGESGTGKELFAHAIHAESKRKMGPFIRVNCAAIPDSLLESELFGYEEGAFTGAVRRGKKGKFELANHGTILLDEIGDMPLPLQAKLLRVLQEKEVERVGAVRTTPIDVRVIASTNSDMLQSIKEGKFRADLYYRLNVVSLSIPPLRERLEDLPELVSNLLKQLGESTGVVVRAIDEEVWNVLRGYSWPGNVRELKNVLERALHLLEDDVLKKEHVWLPVSDEGALASLSSPTHVVRPLKKVLEEAEQEALRQAMQQAGGNKLTAAKLLQISKSTFYEKWEKYQ
- a CDS encoding MmcQ/YjbR family DNA-binding protein; its protein translation is MVHEQISSIVGLKMVAAVRELAMRLPEVTEQVDAFGHTSFRVNDKPFVILGEGGIEGPSLSVKVLKTTQEILLAQEHFYKTPYIGHHGWVSILDKNVTSYGEIEDYIREGYMCAAPKRLVKQLQEQTR
- a CDS encoding MFS transporter, giving the protein MSNVLKNRYVRAILLSAFLLQIGVWVRNMAILLYVMDHTGGDPFAVSMISVAEYAPIFLFSFLAGTFADRWKPRKTMVWCELLSALSVIGVLLTFVYGSWKAIFFATLISAILSQFSQPSGMKLFKLHVPGEQLQVGMSAYQTIFAIFMVFGPIVGTFVFQQWGMEIAMVITAVAFLSAAGVLYLLPPDRVEKEGQQETALLGEMVSGIRYVFSSRVLSMLGFCFLAVGFSLGMIQPLGIFLVTEQLQLPKESLQWLITAQGVGMIAGGAMTMAAAKTIPPQKLLVMGLLGNAVAVAICGMSANLWLTLVAQFIAGLLLPSIQIGINTMLLKNTESTFIGRVNGILTPLFTGSMVVMMSITGVLKLYLPLAVIYGIAAFLMIIGLSFILPLYRMREGNVVQSTEQTGI
- a CDS encoding FecCD family ABC transporter permease; its protein translation is MPNQKGRFRLLFLVNIALILLAIYISVTNGVFDMTVMDVIRTLLRVDPVAEYDLVIFDFRLPRIVIAALVGFGLGVAGTVIQGITRNGLADPGILGINAGAGAAIVAFMFFFGGQFMEASWYSIMAMPLFGLTGGLLAAGLIYLFAWRDGALDPQRLILVGIAIGSGLGAVSLYLSLKMNPNDFEMATVWLSGSIWSANWTHIAGMLPWLVILIPVLMRKVHILDLLQLSEESVKNLGVSVEKERNILLLSSIGIVSACVSVSGGIGFVGLMAPHIAKRLTGIQHRYVLPLSGTIGMLMVVAADFIAKTVFTPIELPVGIVISIIGVPYFFYLLSRRKK